The following are encoded in a window of Dryobates pubescens isolate bDryPub1 chromosome 25, bDryPub1.pri, whole genome shotgun sequence genomic DNA:
- the NOC4L gene encoding nucleolar complex protein 4 homolog isoform X3 has protein sequence MRHRYNDCVDSLAELMGHDSFQVKELALCTLMRFVELEARYPLIKVEWKGTLTFPRELLKVVVDGLLPLDEDASLLISRFQEYLEYDDVRYFVTKAVTESIAQVMQKTKERPLPFYQQNVFSLISPMIMPNKESDMVKYMVKQDHLEELKVSNLQAHKQAFQKMWLSFLKHKLPTGLYKKVLVILHDSILPYMNEPTLMIDFLTVAYGIGGAISLLALNGLFILIHQHNLEYPDFYKKLYNLLDPSIYHVKYRARFFHLLDLFLSSSHLPAYLVAAFIKRLARLALTAPPEALLMVIPFICNLFRRHPACRVLVHRPNGPEDMSEDPYLMEEEEPSESRALQSCLWEIQALQNHYHPDVAKAAAVLNQSLSEMEDDISGLLELSAYELFDKEVKKKATDVPLEFEQVQGLFGKKNDIFAEHFTLA, from the exons ATGAGGCACCGCTACAACGACTGCGTGGATTCCTTGGCCGAGCTGATGGGGCACGACTCCTTCCAGGTCAAG GAATTGGCACTCTGCACCCTCATGAGGTTTGTCGAGTTGGAGGCACGATACCCATTGATCAAAGTAGAGTGGAAGGGCACTTTGACTTTTCCTCGTGAACTTCTTAAG GTGGTTGTTGATGGCTTACTGCCCTTGGATGAGGATGCTTCGCTCCTCATCTCTCGCTTTCAAGAGTATCTGGAGTATGATGACGTTCGGTACTTCGTCACAAAGGCCGTCACTGAGAGTATTGCGCAAGTCATGCAGAAGACAAAAGAG aGGCCGCTGCCATTTTACCAGCAGAATGTGTTCTCCCTCATTTCGCCCATGATCATGCCCAACAAAGAGTCTGACATGGTCAAATACATGGTGAAGCAAG ATCACTTGGAGGAATTGAAAGTGTCAAATCTGCAG GCTCACAAGCAGGCGTTCCAAAAGATGTGGCTCAGTTTTTTGAAGCACAAG CTACCCACTGGCCTTTACAAAAAAGTTCTGGTCATTCTGCATGACTCCATCCTGCCTTACATGAATGAGCCCACTCTCATGATAGACTTCTTGACAGTGGCCTATGGCATAG GTGGAGCAATCAGTCTGCTGGCTTTGAATGGATTATTTATTCTGATTCATCAACACAATCT ggaATACCCTGACTTCTATAAAAAGCTGTACAATCTGCTAGACCCTTCCATATATCACGTGAAGTACCGCGCTCGCTTCTTCCACTTGCTTGacctttttctgtcttcttc TCACTTGCCTGCGTACCTGGTGGCGGCGTTCATAAAGCGACTGGCCCGGCTGGCCCTGACCGCTCCTCCCGAGGCTCTCCTCATGGTCATTCCCTTCATCTGCAACCTCTTCCGGAggcaccctgcctgcagggtgctggtgcaCAGACCCAATGGGCCAGAGG ATATGTCAGAAGATCCCTATCttatggaggaggaggagccatCTGAAAGCAGGGCTTTGCAAAGCTGTCTCTGGGAGATTCAG GCTCTACAAAACCATTATCACCCAGATGTGGCTAAGGCAGCTGCTGTCCTGAACCAGTCACTGTCTGAAATGGAGGATGACATCTCAGGGCTCCTGGAGCTCTCAGCTTATGAG CTTTTTGATAAAGAAGTGAAGAAAAAGGCTACTGATGTGCCCCTGGAATTCGAACAAGTCCAAGGTTtatttgggaagaaaaatgatATTTTTGCAGAGCACTTCACTTTAGCTTGA
- the NOC4L gene encoding nucleolar complex protein 4 homolog isoform X2: MRHRYNDCVDSLAELMGHDSFQVKELALCTLMRFVELEARYPLIKVEWKGTLTFPRELLKVVVDGLLPLDEDASLLISRFQEYLEYDDVRYFVTKAVTESIAQVMQKTKERPLPFYQQNVFSLISPMIMPNKESDMVKYMVKQALSAPVSLTHRLQFSLKAHKQAFQKMWLSFLKHKLPTGLYKKVLVILHDSILPYMNEPTLMIDFLTVAYGIGGAISLLALNGLFILIHQHNLEYPDFYKKLYNLLDPSIYHVKYRARFFHLLDLFLSSSHLPAYLVAAFIKRLARLALTAPPEALLMVIPFICNLFRRHPACRVLVHRPNGPEDMSEDPYLMEEEEPSESRALQSCLWEIQALQNHYHPDVAKAAAVLNQSLSEMEDDISGLLELSAYELFDKEVKKKATDVPLEFEQVQGLFGKKNDIFAEHFTLA; the protein is encoded by the exons ATGAGGCACCGCTACAACGACTGCGTGGATTCCTTGGCCGAGCTGATGGGGCACGACTCCTTCCAGGTCAAG GAATTGGCACTCTGCACCCTCATGAGGTTTGTCGAGTTGGAGGCACGATACCCATTGATCAAAGTAGAGTGGAAGGGCACTTTGACTTTTCCTCGTGAACTTCTTAAG GTGGTTGTTGATGGCTTACTGCCCTTGGATGAGGATGCTTCGCTCCTCATCTCTCGCTTTCAAGAGTATCTGGAGTATGATGACGTTCGGTACTTCGTCACAAAGGCCGTCACTGAGAGTATTGCGCAAGTCATGCAGAAGACAAAAGAG aGGCCGCTGCCATTTTACCAGCAGAATGTGTTCTCCCTCATTTCGCCCATGATCATGCCCAACAAAGAGTCTGACATGGTCAAATACATGGTGAAGCAAG CTTTATCTGCACCAGTATCTTTAACTCACCGCTTGCAATTCTCTTTGAAGGCTCACAAGCAGGCGTTCCAAAAGATGTGGCTCAGTTTTTTGAAGCACAAG CTACCCACTGGCCTTTACAAAAAAGTTCTGGTCATTCTGCATGACTCCATCCTGCCTTACATGAATGAGCCCACTCTCATGATAGACTTCTTGACAGTGGCCTATGGCATAG GTGGAGCAATCAGTCTGCTGGCTTTGAATGGATTATTTATTCTGATTCATCAACACAATCT ggaATACCCTGACTTCTATAAAAAGCTGTACAATCTGCTAGACCCTTCCATATATCACGTGAAGTACCGCGCTCGCTTCTTCCACTTGCTTGacctttttctgtcttcttc TCACTTGCCTGCGTACCTGGTGGCGGCGTTCATAAAGCGACTGGCCCGGCTGGCCCTGACCGCTCCTCCCGAGGCTCTCCTCATGGTCATTCCCTTCATCTGCAACCTCTTCCGGAggcaccctgcctgcagggtgctggtgcaCAGACCCAATGGGCCAGAGG ATATGTCAGAAGATCCCTATCttatggaggaggaggagccatCTGAAAGCAGGGCTTTGCAAAGCTGTCTCTGGGAGATTCAG GCTCTACAAAACCATTATCACCCAGATGTGGCTAAGGCAGCTGCTGTCCTGAACCAGTCACTGTCTGAAATGGAGGATGACATCTCAGGGCTCCTGGAGCTCTCAGCTTATGAG CTTTTTGATAAAGAAGTGAAGAAAAAGGCTACTGATGTGCCCCTGGAATTCGAACAAGTCCAAGGTTtatttgggaagaaaaatgatATTTTTGCAGAGCACTTCACTTTAGCTTGA
- the NOC4L gene encoding nucleolar complex protein 4 homolog isoform X1: protein MRHRYNDCVDSLAELMGHDSFQVKELALCTLMRFVELEARYPLIKVEWKGTLTFPRELLKVVVDGLLPLDEDASLLISRFQEYLEYDDVRYFVTKAVTESIAQVMQKTKERPLPFYQQNVFSLISPMIMPNKESDMVKYMVKQVSLTHRLQFSLKAHKQAFQKMWLSFLKHKLPTGLYKKVLVILHDSILPYMNEPTLMIDFLTVAYGIGGAISLLALNGLFILIHQHNLEYPDFYKKLYNLLDPSIYHVKYRARFFHLLDLFLSSSHLPAYLVAAFIKRLARLALTAPPEALLMVIPFICNLFRRHPACRVLVHRPNGPEDMSEDPYLMEEEEPSESRALQSCLWEIQALQNHYHPDVAKAAAVLNQSLSEMEDDISGLLELSAYELFDKEVKKKATDVPLEFEQVQGLFGKKNDIFAEHFTLA, encoded by the exons ATGAGGCACCGCTACAACGACTGCGTGGATTCCTTGGCCGAGCTGATGGGGCACGACTCCTTCCAGGTCAAG GAATTGGCACTCTGCACCCTCATGAGGTTTGTCGAGTTGGAGGCACGATACCCATTGATCAAAGTAGAGTGGAAGGGCACTTTGACTTTTCCTCGTGAACTTCTTAAG GTGGTTGTTGATGGCTTACTGCCCTTGGATGAGGATGCTTCGCTCCTCATCTCTCGCTTTCAAGAGTATCTGGAGTATGATGACGTTCGGTACTTCGTCACAAAGGCCGTCACTGAGAGTATTGCGCAAGTCATGCAGAAGACAAAAGAG aGGCCGCTGCCATTTTACCAGCAGAATGTGTTCTCCCTCATTTCGCCCATGATCATGCCCAACAAAGAGTCTGACATGGTCAAATACATGGTGAAGCAAG TATCTTTAACTCACCGCTTGCAATTCTCTTTGAAGGCTCACAAGCAGGCGTTCCAAAAGATGTGGCTCAGTTTTTTGAAGCACAAG CTACCCACTGGCCTTTACAAAAAAGTTCTGGTCATTCTGCATGACTCCATCCTGCCTTACATGAATGAGCCCACTCTCATGATAGACTTCTTGACAGTGGCCTATGGCATAG GTGGAGCAATCAGTCTGCTGGCTTTGAATGGATTATTTATTCTGATTCATCAACACAATCT ggaATACCCTGACTTCTATAAAAAGCTGTACAATCTGCTAGACCCTTCCATATATCACGTGAAGTACCGCGCTCGCTTCTTCCACTTGCTTGacctttttctgtcttcttc TCACTTGCCTGCGTACCTGGTGGCGGCGTTCATAAAGCGACTGGCCCGGCTGGCCCTGACCGCTCCTCCCGAGGCTCTCCTCATGGTCATTCCCTTCATCTGCAACCTCTTCCGGAggcaccctgcctgcagggtgctggtgcaCAGACCCAATGGGCCAGAGG ATATGTCAGAAGATCCCTATCttatggaggaggaggagccatCTGAAAGCAGGGCTTTGCAAAGCTGTCTCTGGGAGATTCAG GCTCTACAAAACCATTATCACCCAGATGTGGCTAAGGCAGCTGCTGTCCTGAACCAGTCACTGTCTGAAATGGAGGATGACATCTCAGGGCTCCTGGAGCTCTCAGCTTATGAG CTTTTTGATAAAGAAGTGAAGAAAAAGGCTACTGATGTGCCCCTGGAATTCGAACAAGTCCAAGGTTtatttgggaagaaaaatgatATTTTTGCAGAGCACTTCACTTTAGCTTGA